One genomic region from Actinocatenispora thailandica encodes:
- a CDS encoding alpha/beta fold hydrolase, with protein sequence MVVPTEIVEPVRIEVRDGHRLAVRRRGDGGVPLLLVHGFPCTSRIWSHNLLPLAAAGFDVVAPDLRGYGDSDFAPDGCYDFAAFDTDLTDLFDRLGWNRAVVAGHDLGAMVGIDLANRYPDRVDRLVILDDSMPDLPEAFAAAGIPPSPAKPAVYDYQRRQGRHADELVAELNTPERRRRYVGEFFGHRLWCPPDAFDEADLAFLTEPYSDAARLRAAFADYEVVMGTRPVSAPELIDRPVRQQALVLIGTDQVTKGEHAEQRCAIAFPEAVGPFWVRGAGHFLPWERPELVNRAIRAFCGDLLLRR encoded by the coding sequence ATGGTCGTTCCCACCGAGATCGTCGAGCCGGTCCGGATCGAGGTACGCGACGGGCACCGGCTCGCCGTGCGGCGCCGCGGCGACGGTGGCGTACCGCTGCTGCTGGTGCACGGATTTCCCTGCACCAGCCGGATCTGGTCGCACAACCTGCTCCCGCTGGCGGCGGCCGGCTTCGACGTGGTGGCGCCGGACCTGCGCGGCTACGGCGACTCCGACTTCGCACCGGACGGGTGCTACGACTTCGCCGCCTTCGACACCGACCTGACCGACCTGTTCGACCGGCTCGGCTGGAACCGGGCGGTCGTCGCCGGGCACGACCTGGGCGCCATGGTCGGCATCGACCTGGCCAATCGGTACCCGGATCGGGTGGACCGGCTGGTGATCCTGGACGACTCGATGCCCGACCTGCCGGAGGCGTTCGCCGCGGCGGGCATCCCGCCGAGCCCGGCCAAGCCGGCCGTGTACGACTACCAGCGCCGGCAGGGCCGGCACGCCGACGAACTCGTCGCCGAGCTGAACACGCCGGAGCGGCGCCGCCGCTACGTCGGCGAGTTCTTCGGGCATCGATTGTGGTGCCCGCCGGACGCGTTCGACGAGGCCGACCTGGCGTTCCTGACCGAGCCGTACTCGGATGCCGCGCGGCTGCGCGCCGCGTTCGCCGACTACGAGGTCGTCATGGGTACCCGGCCGGTCTCGGCGCCGGAGCTGATCGACCGGCCGGTACGACAGCAGGCGCTGGTGCTGATCGGTACCGACCAGGTGACCAAGGGCGAGCACGCCGAGCAGCGCTGCGCGATCGCGTTCCCCGAAGCGGTCGGCCCGTTCTGGGTCCGGGGCGCCGGGCACTTCCTGCCTTGGGAGCGGCCGGAGCTGGTGAACCGGGCGATCCGCGCCTTCTGCGGCGACCTGCTGCTGCGCCGCTGA
- a CDS encoding MFS transporter yields MSTSTAEALPLRRNGRFLRYWFGHATSMFGDQISALAMPYLAATTLHAGAGQLGVLTAVLWAPQLLSLLVGTGVDRLRRVRRPLIVANLMQCLTVAAVPVAAVSGVLSMPLLYGVGLVLGAGAVLYGTSYPRFFVRVVPRTRYVTANSLLSTTGSAANIAGPALGGALIQLLTAPFAMLADAVTFLVSAAAIRTVDVAAAGTDDTGPEPYLRRLRAGVRYLRRHPHLRASLGCSTTMNFAAFVVQALLVLYATRGLQLGAGRIGAALAVGAVGGLIGAMASGRIAVILGTGRTIALGAVLYCLPFAGLVLAGPGTPGLLVLAGVEAVSSFGVMLFDVHNNALRATVTRDDMRARVSGAYSTVNYGIRPVGALVGGVAAAHLGLAPVLAGAGALGALSVLWLLASPIRRLRSLTDLG; encoded by the coding sequence GTGAGTACGTCGACGGCCGAGGCGCTGCCGCTCCGGCGCAACGGGCGGTTCCTGCGCTACTGGTTCGGCCACGCCACGTCGATGTTCGGCGACCAGATCTCCGCGCTGGCGATGCCCTACCTCGCCGCCACCACGCTGCACGCCGGCGCCGGCCAGCTCGGGGTGCTCACCGCGGTGCTGTGGGCGCCGCAGCTGCTGTCGCTGCTGGTCGGTACCGGGGTGGACCGGCTGCGCCGGGTGCGCCGCCCGCTGATCGTGGCGAACCTGATGCAGTGCCTGACCGTCGCGGCGGTCCCGGTCGCGGCGGTGTCCGGGGTGCTGTCGATGCCCCTGCTGTACGGGGTGGGGCTGGTGCTCGGCGCCGGCGCCGTGCTGTACGGCACCTCGTACCCGCGGTTCTTCGTCCGGGTGGTGCCGCGCACCCGGTACGTGACGGCGAACTCGCTGCTGTCCACCACGGGTTCGGCCGCGAACATCGCCGGCCCGGCCCTCGGCGGCGCCCTGATCCAGCTGCTGACCGCGCCGTTCGCGATGCTCGCGGACGCGGTCACGTTCCTGGTGTCGGCCGCCGCGATCCGTACCGTCGACGTCGCCGCGGCCGGCACGGACGACACCGGCCCCGAGCCGTACCTGCGGCGGCTTCGCGCCGGCGTCCGGTACCTGCGGCGGCATCCGCACCTGCGGGCCAGCCTGGGCTGCTCGACCACGATGAACTTCGCCGCGTTCGTGGTGCAGGCGCTGCTGGTGCTGTACGCGACGCGCGGGCTGCAGCTGGGCGCCGGCCGGATCGGCGCCGCGCTCGCCGTCGGTGCCGTCGGCGGCCTGATCGGCGCGATGGCGTCGGGCCGGATCGCCGTGATCCTCGGTACCGGCCGCACGATCGCGCTGGGCGCGGTGCTCTACTGCCTGCCGTTCGCCGGGCTGGTGCTGGCCGGCCCCGGGACACCAGGACTGTTGGTGCTGGCCGGCGTCGAGGCGGTGTCGAGCTTCGGTGTGATGCTGTTCGACGTGCACAACAACGCGTTGCGCGCCACCGTCACCCGCGACGACATGCGGGCCCGGGTCTCCGGCGCGTACTCCACCGTGAACTACGGCATCCGGCCGGTCGGCGCCCTGGTCGGCGGCGTCGCCGCGGCGCATCTCGGCCTCGCCCCGGTGCTGGCCGGAGCCGGCGCGCTCGGCGCGCTGTCGGTCCTGTGGCTGCTCGCCAGCCCGATCCGCCGGCTCCGCTCGCTCACCGACCTGGGGTGA
- a CDS encoding ArsR/SmtB family transcription factor, whose protein sequence is MANRLGDVELDARGMRALAHPVRLAILRTLREHGPSTATRLAPLVGASPSVTSWHLRHLAEHGLVEDAPHDGGGRSRWWRAAGRGFRFQTDPADPEAANRLRDALQADEGDLVGRWTAEVRPHLDADWLSVATRRNTGLLATAEELRALDDAIEQLLLPLARRDPADAPPDARRTRLLLHLLPSAEPGADR, encoded by the coding sequence ATGGCGAACCGGTTGGGCGACGTCGAACTCGACGCCCGTGGCATGCGGGCGCTGGCGCACCCGGTGCGGCTGGCGATCCTGCGCACCCTGCGCGAGCACGGCCCGTCCACCGCGACCCGGCTGGCACCGCTGGTCGGCGCCAGCCCCTCGGTGACCAGCTGGCACCTGCGGCACCTCGCCGAGCACGGCCTGGTCGAGGACGCACCGCACGACGGCGGTGGCCGCAGCCGCTGGTGGCGTGCGGCCGGCCGCGGCTTCCGGTTCCAGACCGATCCGGCCGACCCGGAGGCGGCGAACCGGCTGCGCGACGCGCTGCAGGCCGACGAGGGCGACCTGGTCGGACGCTGGACCGCGGAGGTGCGCCCGCACCTGGACGCCGACTGGTTGTCGGTGGCCACCCGCCGCAACACCGGGCTGCTGGCCACCGCCGAGGAACTGCGCGCGCTCGACGACGCGATCGAACAGCTGCTGCTGCCGCTGGCCCGGCGCGACCCCGCCGACGCGCCGCCGGACGCGCGCCGGACCCGGCTGCTGCTCCACCTGCTGCCGTCCGCCGAACCGGGCGCCGACCGGTGA
- a CDS encoding SDR family oxidoreductase, translated as MKVVVIGGTGLIGSKVVSRLGEQGHEAVAAAPNTGVNTLTGEGLAEALDGADVVVDVSNSPSFDDDPAMRFFRTATTNLLQQAEKANVKHYVALSVVGTDQLLDSGYFRAKQAQEDMIAGSGLPYSIVHATQFFEFIRGIADFSTVDGEVHLPPVLFRPMAAEDVAAGVARVATGAPLNAIREVAGPEQSRLDEMVRTALAGIGDPRPVVTDPQAPYFGVQVGEETLVPGTDAELGTLTYAEWAAQQR; from the coding sequence GTGAAGGTCGTTGTGATCGGTGGTACCGGGTTGATCGGCTCGAAGGTGGTCAGCAGGCTCGGCGAGCAGGGCCACGAGGCAGTCGCTGCCGCGCCGAACACGGGCGTGAACACGCTGACCGGCGAGGGCCTCGCCGAAGCGCTGGACGGTGCCGACGTCGTCGTGGACGTGTCGAACTCGCCTTCGTTCGACGACGATCCGGCAATGAGGTTCTTCCGGACCGCCACCACGAACCTGCTGCAGCAGGCGGAGAAGGCGAACGTCAAGCACTACGTCGCGCTGTCGGTGGTGGGTACCGACCAGTTGCTGGACTCCGGCTACTTCCGGGCGAAGCAGGCGCAGGAGGACATGATCGCCGGCTCCGGCCTGCCGTACTCGATCGTGCACGCCACCCAGTTCTTCGAGTTCATTCGCGGCATCGCGGACTTCAGTACCGTCGACGGCGAGGTGCACCTGCCGCCGGTGCTGTTCCGGCCGATGGCGGCCGAGGACGTCGCCGCCGGCGTCGCCCGCGTCGCCACCGGCGCGCCGCTGAACGCGATCCGCGAGGTCGCCGGACCGGAGCAGTCCCGGCTGGACGAGATGGTGCGCACCGCGCTCGCCGGCATCGGCGACCCGCGCCCGGTCGTCACCGACCCCCAGGCGCCGTACTTCGGTGTCCAGGTCGGCGAGGAGACGCTGGTGCCGGGAACCGACGCCGAGCTGGGCACCCTCACCTACGCCGAGTGGGCCGCACAGCAGCGGTAG
- a CDS encoding DoxX family protein yields the protein MDRTTAPRAEVPRTGNRMLWVLQAVTALGFAGAAVQKLTASEQVMATFQAIGLGSWFRYLLAGLELLGAAALFVPRLAGLAGLAFTGLAVGAVAAQLGTGGSPVPALVLLVTSAVIAWGRRSGTRRLWRALRRPRRPDASR from the coding sequence ATGGATCGGACGACCGCACCGCGGGCCGAGGTGCCTCGCACCGGCAACCGCATGCTGTGGGTGCTGCAGGCGGTGACCGCGCTCGGTTTCGCCGGTGCCGCCGTGCAGAAGCTCACCGCCAGCGAGCAGGTGATGGCCACGTTCCAGGCGATCGGGCTGGGCAGCTGGTTCCGGTACCTGCTCGCCGGGTTGGAGTTGCTCGGTGCCGCCGCGCTGTTCGTACCGCGGTTGGCCGGGCTGGCCGGGCTGGCGTTCACCGGGCTCGCGGTGGGCGCGGTGGCCGCCCAACTCGGTACCGGTGGCAGCCCGGTGCCGGCGCTGGTCCTGCTGGTGACCTCGGCGGTGATCGCCTGGGGCCGACGATCCGGCACCCGCCGGCTGTGGCGGGCGCTGCGCCGACCCCGGCGGCCCGATGCGTCGCGCTGA
- a CDS encoding VC0807 family protein: MRWLGPVADLALPVGGYYLLRWLGLSDWTALLAGTLAAGLRVLVVAVLARRVTWFGALTLAVFGVGLALAFVGGDARFLLWKDSAATGAVGMVFLASVAAGRPLTLSAAQTWRPGRAGALAAAYRAEPSVRRALRGSAIGWGAGLVADAALRLAVAYLLPLDVAVGLTAALPVVTLVAIGGWNVGYLARAGRRSPRLASFLPGLRAAAPARRITEVAVLDPDQKGRQ; encoded by the coding sequence ATGCGCTGGCTCGGCCCGGTCGCCGACCTCGCCCTCCCGGTCGGCGGGTACTACCTGCTGCGCTGGCTCGGCCTGTCCGACTGGACGGCGCTGCTGGCCGGCACCCTCGCGGCCGGGCTGCGAGTGCTCGTGGTCGCCGTCCTGGCCCGCCGGGTCACCTGGTTCGGTGCGCTCACCCTGGCCGTGTTCGGCGTCGGCCTCGCGCTCGCGTTCGTCGGCGGGGACGCCCGATTCCTGCTGTGGAAGGACTCCGCCGCCACCGGCGCGGTCGGGATGGTGTTCCTGGCCAGCGTCGCCGCCGGCCGCCCGCTGACGCTGTCCGCCGCGCAGACCTGGCGGCCCGGCCGGGCCGGGGCGCTGGCGGCGGCGTACCGGGCCGAGCCGTCGGTGCGGCGGGCCCTCCGCGGCAGCGCGATCGGCTGGGGCGCCGGCCTGGTCGCCGACGCCGCGCTGCGGCTCGCCGTCGCGTACCTGCTGCCGCTGGACGTCGCGGTCGGACTCACCGCCGCGCTGCCGGTCGTCACCCTGGTCGCGATCGGCGGCTGGAACGTCGGCTACCTCGCCCGGGCCGGCCGCCGGTCGCCCCGGCTGGCGTCCTTCCTGCCCGGGCTGCGGGCCGCGGCTCCGGCGCGCCGCATTACCGAAGTCGCCGTTCTCGACCCCGACCAGAAGGGACGACAGTGA
- a CDS encoding TetR/AcrR family transcriptional regulator: protein MSPRSADPAVRAALLDAAARILATDGPGALSTRRLAAEVGASTMAVYTHFGSMDQVRQAVRRDGFARLGADLDALGRTDDPLADLTAGALTYLDFGLARPELYRAMFVDRPPAGTEDPGNDLFQRLLGTVRRCIDAGRFEAAADPLPVGWAAELWTMQHGMVVLALGEVVPAAQIRFLLTDMTYRLAVGFGDSPAAARRSTGIDG from the coding sequence GTGAGTCCCCGATCCGCTGATCCCGCCGTCCGCGCCGCGCTGCTCGACGCTGCGGCCCGGATCCTCGCCACCGACGGGCCGGGCGCGCTGAGCACCCGGCGGCTCGCCGCCGAGGTCGGCGCCTCGACGATGGCCGTCTACACCCATTTCGGCAGCATGGACCAGGTGCGGCAGGCGGTCCGGCGGGACGGGTTCGCCCGGCTCGGCGCCGACCTCGACGCGCTCGGCCGCACCGACGACCCGCTCGCCGACCTCACCGCCGGGGCACTGACCTACCTCGACTTCGGCCTGGCCCGACCCGAGCTGTACCGGGCGATGTTCGTCGACCGCCCGCCCGCAGGGACCGAGGACCCGGGAAACGACCTGTTCCAGCGGCTGCTCGGCACCGTTCGCCGGTGCATCGACGCCGGCCGGTTCGAGGCCGCCGCCGACCCGCTACCGGTCGGCTGGGCCGCCGAGCTGTGGACCATGCAGCACGGCATGGTGGTGCTCGCCCTCGGCGAGGTGGTGCCCGCGGCGCAGATCCGCTTCCTGCTCACCGACATGACCTACCGGCTCGCCGTCGGTTTCGGTGACTCCCCCGCCGCCGCCCGCCGCTCGACCGGTATCGACGGCTGA
- a CDS encoding aconitate hydratase produces the protein MTGTVAEKLIAEHLVEGEATPGAEIGIRVDQTLTQDATGTLVMQELTALGLDRARTKRSVQYVDHNLLQADERNAEDHEFLRTAAQRFGLWYSRPGNGVSHPTHMQRFGVPGQTLAGSDSHTCAAGSLGMLAIGVGGLDVARAIAGEPLYLRMPEIWGVELTGELPPWVSAKDVILELLRRHGVAGGVHRIIEYHGPGLAGLTAMDRHVLANMGAELGATTTVFPADDAVRDFLRGEDRAGDFTPIAADPGARYDLDERIDLSTVEPLVARPSSPGDVVPVREAAGTPVGQVVLGSSANPGLRDYAVAAAIVAGRRIADTVSFDVNPTSREILVDLTRMGVVSRLIQAGARLHQTGCLGCIGMGQAPAAGTNSLRTFPRNFPGRSGTADDRVWLCSPETAAASALTGTITDARELADRLGLEYPELTPPAEHRIDTEMVVPPPQREAVRIEPTRGPNISELPELDPLPDTVEAPVLLVLGDDVSTDEVSPAGAAALPYRSNIPKLADFTFTRIDPDYPSRARDTGTHLVVAGANYGQGSSREHAAITPRYLGMRVVLARSYARIHAQNLANFGVLALEFADPADADGIRVGTTLRLAGLRDALTAGDTVTVRDVETGRDIPARHRLSPRQVRMVLAGGLIPLLRTEST, from the coding sequence ATGACCGGTACGGTGGCCGAGAAGCTGATCGCCGAACATCTGGTCGAGGGCGAGGCGACCCCGGGTGCCGAGATCGGCATCCGGGTGGACCAGACGCTGACCCAGGACGCCACCGGCACCCTGGTGATGCAGGAGCTGACCGCGCTCGGCCTGGACCGGGCCCGGACGAAGCGCAGCGTGCAGTACGTGGACCACAACCTGCTGCAGGCCGACGAGCGCAACGCCGAGGACCACGAGTTCCTGCGGACCGCGGCGCAACGGTTCGGCCTCTGGTACTCCCGGCCCGGCAACGGGGTCTCGCACCCGACGCACATGCAGCGCTTCGGGGTCCCCGGCCAGACGCTCGCCGGCTCCGACTCGCACACCTGCGCGGCCGGTTCGCTCGGCATGCTCGCGATCGGCGTCGGCGGCCTGGACGTCGCGCGGGCGATCGCCGGGGAGCCGCTGTACCTGCGGATGCCGGAGATCTGGGGCGTCGAGCTGACCGGTGAGCTGCCGCCGTGGGTGTCGGCCAAGGACGTGATCCTGGAACTGCTGCGGCGGCACGGGGTGGCCGGCGGGGTGCACCGGATCATCGAATACCACGGGCCGGGGCTCGCCGGGCTGACCGCGATGGACCGGCACGTGCTGGCGAACATGGGCGCCGAACTGGGCGCCACCACCACGGTGTTCCCGGCCGACGACGCGGTCCGCGACTTCCTGCGCGGCGAGGACCGGGCGGGCGACTTCACGCCCATCGCGGCCGACCCCGGCGCCCGGTACGACCTCGACGAGCGGATCGATCTGTCCACCGTGGAGCCGCTGGTGGCCCGGCCGTCCTCGCCGGGTGACGTGGTGCCGGTCCGGGAGGCCGCCGGTACCCCGGTCGGGCAGGTGGTGCTGGGCTCGTCGGCCAACCCCGGGCTGCGCGACTACGCGGTCGCCGCCGCGATCGTGGCCGGCCGGCGCATCGCCGACACCGTCTCGTTCGACGTCAACCCGACCTCGCGGGAGATCCTCGTCGACCTGACCCGGATGGGCGTGGTCAGCCGGTTGATCCAGGCCGGCGCGCGGCTGCACCAGACCGGATGCCTCGGCTGCATCGGGATGGGGCAGGCACCGGCGGCCGGCACCAACTCGCTGCGTACCTTCCCGCGCAACTTCCCGGGCCGCTCCGGTACCGCCGACGACCGGGTGTGGCTGTGCTCCCCGGAGACCGCCGCGGCGTCCGCGCTGACCGGGACCATCACCGACGCGCGGGAGCTCGCCGACCGGCTCGGCCTGGAGTACCCGGAGCTGACCCCGCCGGCCGAGCACCGCATCGACACCGAGATGGTGGTGCCGCCACCGCAGCGGGAGGCGGTGCGGATCGAGCCGACCCGCGGGCCGAACATCTCCGAGCTGCCCGAGCTGGATCCGTTGCCGGACACCGTCGAGGCGCCGGTGCTGCTGGTGCTCGGCGACGACGTGTCCACCGACGAGGTGTCGCCGGCCGGTGCCGCGGCGCTGCCCTACCGGTCGAACATCCCGAAGCTGGCCGACTTCACGTTCACCCGGATCGACCCGGACTACCCGAGCCGGGCCCGCGACACCGGGACGCACCTCGTGGTGGCCGGCGCGAACTACGGGCAGGGCTCGTCCCGCGAGCACGCCGCGATCACGCCCCGGTACCTGGGGATGCGGGTGGTGCTGGCGCGCTCGTACGCCCGGATCCACGCGCAGAACCTGGCCAACTTCGGGGTACTGGCGCTGGAGTTCGCCGACCCGGCCGACGCCGACGGGATCCGGGTCGGTACCACCCTGCGGTTGGCCGGGTTGCGTGACGCGTTGACCGCGGGTGACACGGTGACGGTGCGCGACGTCGAGACCGGCCGCGACATCCCGGCCCGGCACCGGCTGTCCCCGCGCCAGGTCCGGATGGTCCTCGCCGGCGGCCTGATCCCGCTGCTGCGCACGGAATCGACCTAG
- a CDS encoding polysaccharide deacetylase family protein, whose product MAEHTGPATLPVLMYHSVSTVPAGPLAELAVSQRRLREQLAALVTAGYRLVGLSDALDLVSGGFTDPVVAVTFDDGYADFLDALPILRAVGAGATLYPVVGQLGGEPDWLGEQAGLFGRLLDWPELDEVAAAGIEIGCHGLTHRPLDVLPRGQVDEELRAARERLTERYGRRLRSFCYPHGYQDTAVRAAVARHGYDNACVVGRRLYTVGADRFAVPRLMPAPDQSGAQVVDLVATGGPVWSARLRTMAQPGWRLVRRQVFRASGRMLT is encoded by the coding sequence GTGGCGGAGCACACCGGCCCGGCCACGCTGCCGGTCCTGATGTACCACTCGGTGTCGACCGTGCCCGCCGGACCTCTCGCCGAGCTGGCCGTCTCCCAGCGGCGGCTGCGCGAGCAGCTCGCCGCGCTGGTGACGGCCGGGTACCGGCTGGTCGGCCTCAGCGACGCCCTCGACCTGGTGTCCGGCGGGTTCACCGACCCGGTGGTGGCGGTGACCTTCGACGACGGGTACGCGGACTTCCTCGACGCGCTGCCGATCCTGCGGGCGGTCGGCGCCGGCGCGACGCTGTACCCGGTGGTCGGGCAGCTCGGCGGTGAACCGGACTGGCTCGGCGAGCAGGCCGGTCTGTTCGGGCGGCTGCTGGACTGGCCGGAGCTGGACGAGGTCGCCGCGGCCGGCATCGAGATCGGCTGCCACGGCCTGACCCACCGTCCGCTGGACGTGTTGCCGCGTGGCCAGGTCGACGAGGAGCTGCGGGCCGCCCGGGAGCGGCTGACCGAGCGGTACGGCCGGCGGCTCCGGTCGTTCTGCTACCCGCACGGCTACCAGGACACCGCGGTGCGCGCCGCGGTGGCCCGGCACGGGTACGACAACGCCTGCGTCGTCGGCCGCCGGCTGTACACCGTCGGCGCCGACCGGTTCGCGGTGCCGCGGCTGATGCCCGCCCCGGACCAGTCCGGGGCGCAGGTGGTGGACCTGGTCGCGACCGGCGGCCCGGTCTGGTCGGCGCGGTTGCGGACGATGGCGCAGCCGGGCTGGCGGCTGGTGCGACGGCAGGTGTTCCGGGCCTCCGGTCGGATGCTGACATGA
- a CDS encoding glycoside hydrolase family 26 protein — MTGHPGARRGGTRRLRATLAALLVAAVLSACSAGGSGGGNADPAPRGGRAPSAAHRSPSASPSPSMPPRVMFGAYLDLSGHTHAQAEALRRRQLGRPYRIDQQFFAWKDSLLVGSPAPQPGQLLMVSWRGTHYREILDGSDDAWIAAQADRLRQYGRTVLLRWGWEMNGDWFAWGGAANGNDPAAYVAAWRHLHAIFDRQGATNVRWVWGPNRNSNPDTSWNDVRHYYPGDRYVDWIAVSGYSYGTKSPDQLFDRVYGLGTSKPFMLAETGVHADSRYAARWVAQLRRWVVRHPRTRAVIWFDTDTSQATAANWRIDSSPRLLGAVRAMAGDPRFRG; from the coding sequence ATGACCGGCCATCCCGGTGCACGCCGCGGCGGTACCCGGCGGTTGCGTGCGACGCTCGCCGCGCTGCTGGTGGCAGCCGTGTTGTCCGCCTGCAGTGCCGGCGGGTCCGGCGGCGGCAACGCCGATCCTGCGCCGCGCGGCGGGCGCGCACCGTCCGCGGCGCACCGATCACCGTCGGCGTCGCCGAGCCCGTCGATGCCGCCGCGGGTGATGTTCGGCGCGTACCTGGACCTGTCCGGGCACACGCACGCGCAGGCCGAGGCGTTGCGCCGCCGCCAGCTGGGCCGCCCGTACCGGATCGACCAGCAGTTCTTCGCCTGGAAGGACTCGCTGCTGGTCGGCTCGCCGGCGCCGCAGCCGGGGCAGCTGCTGATGGTGTCGTGGCGCGGCACGCACTACCGGGAGATCCTCGACGGCTCCGACGACGCCTGGATCGCCGCCCAGGCCGACCGGCTCCGGCAGTACGGCAGGACCGTGCTGCTGCGCTGGGGGTGGGAGATGAACGGCGACTGGTTCGCCTGGGGCGGCGCCGCCAACGGCAACGACCCGGCCGCCTACGTCGCCGCCTGGCGGCACCTGCACGCGATCTTCGACCGGCAGGGCGCGACGAACGTGCGCTGGGTGTGGGGGCCCAACCGCAACTCCAACCCGGACACCAGCTGGAACGACGTGCGCCACTACTACCCCGGCGACCGGTACGTGGACTGGATCGCGGTGTCCGGCTACAGCTACGGCACCAAGTCGCCGGACCAGCTGTTCGACCGGGTGTACGGGCTGGGGACGAGCAAGCCGTTCATGCTCGCCGAGACCGGCGTGCACGCCGATTCCCGCTACGCCGCGCGCTGGGTCGCGCAACTGCGCCGGTGGGTCGTCCGGCACCCCCGGACCAGGGCGGTGATCTGGTTCGACACCGACACCTCGCAGGCCACCGCGGCCAACTGGCGCATCGACTCCAGCCCCCGACTGCTCGGCGCGGTGCGGGCGATGGCCGGCGACCCGCGGTTCCGGGGATGA
- a CDS encoding glycosyltransferase family 2 protein, which translates to MSVVIPALNESRNLPYVFGRLPPDLSEVVLVDGGSVDDTVAVARALRPDVRVVRQTRTGKGNALACGFAVCTGDVVVMIDADGSTDPAEIPAFVAALRAGADYAKGSRFRTGGGSADITPVRRLGNAILNGIVNRLFGTRFTDLCYGYNAFWRDVIPTLELPDPRLPAAETGERERIWGDGFEIETLLNIRAARTGLAIREVSSVEARRLHGESNLHVFGDGRRILGTIATEYRRARRAARPRHRAMTPLSVAARLASMAPADEHDPGER; encoded by the coding sequence GTGAGCGTCGTGATCCCGGCGCTCAACGAGTCGAGGAACCTGCCGTACGTGTTCGGGCGGCTGCCCCCGGACCTGTCCGAGGTGGTTCTGGTCGACGGCGGCTCGGTGGACGACACCGTCGCGGTCGCGCGGGCGCTGCGGCCGGACGTGCGGGTCGTGCGGCAGACCCGTACCGGTAAGGGGAACGCGCTGGCGTGCGGGTTCGCGGTCTGCACCGGCGACGTGGTGGTGATGATCGACGCGGACGGTTCCACCGATCCGGCGGAGATCCCGGCGTTCGTGGCCGCGTTGCGGGCCGGCGCCGACTACGCCAAGGGTTCCCGGTTCCGTACCGGCGGCGGCAGCGCGGACATCACCCCGGTGCGGCGGCTCGGGAACGCGATCCTCAACGGCATCGTCAACCGCCTGTTCGGTACCCGGTTCACCGACCTGTGCTACGGCTACAACGCGTTCTGGCGGGACGTGATCCCGACCCTGGAACTGCCCGACCCCCGGCTCCCGGCGGCGGAGACCGGGGAACGGGAACGCATCTGGGGCGACGGGTTCGAGATCGAGACGCTGCTCAACATCCGCGCCGCCCGCACCGGGCTGGCCATCCGGGAGGTGTCCAGCGTGGAGGCCCGCCGGCTGCACGGCGAGAGCAACCTGCACGTGTTCGGGGACGGCCGGCGCATCCTCGGCACCATCGCCACCGAGTACCGCCGGGCGCGGCGCGCGGCCCGCCCGCGGCATCGGGCCATGACCCCGTTGAGCGTCGCCGCCAGGCTGGCTTCGATGGCCCCGGCCGACGAGCACGATCCGGGCGAGCGCTGA